The genomic DNA CTCAGCCTCTCCGCGGCCTCATCTTCCGTCAGACCATCTGGCCCCGTGCCGAGCTCTTCCATCACCCTCTCCGCGCTCAGCGCCCAGAATGCAGAAACATTGCGTTCTGCTCTAAGTCCATCGTGCATATGGCGAAATCCTCTCCACGGTTCTCTTGCGCTGGTTGCAGGCGTGAGGATACTGCATCTCCCGGGACATCTATATGACTCGATATCCCTCTTGCTTCCGAATCGCATGGACACCTGAAGCACCAAGCTACTGGAAATGCCCCAGATATGCAGATACCATCCAGATGGCCATGAGGGTGATCGCTAGAACCATAAGAACCGCAGCCATTCGTTGATCTGAGCCTATCACCACCGGAAGAGGGCCGATCATGACAACCGCTCCACCCTTGATATCCGTTCTCCGCTCCGCGGGCATCACCGTCTCCTCCATCTCCTCGTATCTCCGCTCACGCATGATGCTATCGAGCATCAGAATCATGATCCCGGAGATGATCATAAGGATCCCAAGCAACAGCAAGGCTATCTCCTCCAGAGCGCTATGGAGATCAGCATGATCGCTATGGCGAGGATCATGGCTGCAAGTGCCATATACGGCGTGGAGCCGAAGACGATCGGTATCGGCCCTATGAGTATCACCCCTCCGAACCCGCTGCTGGAGGGGAGAGAGAGGAGTGAGACGAATGTGATGATGACACCAATCAGTATCAGAGACCAGCCGATCAGGCGGAGCATTCATTCAAAATATGGCCGCAAGATATAAAGGCATTTTTGCGAATCCGTGGATGATGATCCAGAGGCCCAGAGGAACCAGGGACTTCCCGCCTGAGGAGGCTTACAGAAGGCGTGCTGTCAGGGAGAAGATGATCGATGTGATGGAGAGATGGGGCTACCGCGAGGTTGCAACCCCGACATTCGAGCATCTCGAGCTCTTCACGCTCAAATCAGGTGAGGGGGTCATAGAGGAGATATACAGCTTCAAGGACAAGGGCGGCAGGGACATCGCCCTAAGGCCGGAGCTCACCGCACCCGTGATGAGGATGTACGTCAGCGAGCTTCACAGCTCCCCGAAGCCGTTGAGGCTCTACTACTTCGCCAACTGCTTCAGGTACGAGAGGCCGCAGAAGGGCAGGTTCAGGGAGTTCTGGCAGCTCGGCTGCGAGCTCATCGGCGGAAGGCGTCCCGACTCAGAGGCAGAGGTCATAGCGATGGCTGACGAGGTCCTGAGAGCAGTTGGGATCAGAGGGGATATCCACATCGGGTATCTGGGACTGATAAGATCGATGCTGAAGAAGGTCCCCGAGGCGCACAGGCAGAGCATAATGAGGCTCATCGACAAGAAGGAGAGGGATGCGCTCAGGGAGCTGCTCCAGAGCATAGGGGCTGAGGATCTCGGGATCATTGAGCTGATCAGCCTGAAGGGGAAGGATGCGCTCGAAAGAGCTGAGGAGCTGAGCGCTGCCCTTTCATCAATCGAGATTCCCGGAGAGAATGCCAGCGCCGCGCAATCTGTTGCGGCACCAGGAGCGAGCGGGAGAGAGGGTGCACGCGCCTCTGCGAGAGCGGGCAGATCTCCTGAGTCTGAGATGGACCTGAGCGAGTTCAGGGAGATGCTGGAGCTTCTGGATGCATACGATGTTGAGGCGACGATCGACTTCGAGATAGTGCGCGGTCTCGAGTACTACACCGGAACGGTCTTCGAGATCTACGCCTCCGGCCTGGGAGCCCAGAACCAGATATGCGGCGGCGGATCCTATGAGCTTGCAAGTCTATTTGGAGGATCCGAGACGTTCTCCACCGGATTCGGCCTCGGGTTCGACAGGATAATGGAGGTCGTCGGAGAGGTCGATCGACAAAAGCCTCCCGTGGTTCTTGCATTCACCCCCGATGTGAAGATTGATGCGATCAGGATCGCGAAGCGTCTCAGGAATATCGTTCCCGTTGTCATGGATGTCATGGGACGCTCTCTGAGCGCACAGCTGAAATCCGCATCTGCGATCAACGCTGAGCACGTCATAATCATCGGGAGAAGGGAGCTCGACTCCGGGAAGCTCGTTCTCAGGGATATGGTGAAAGGCTCTCAGGAGGAGCTGAGCATCGAGGAGATCGAGGAACAGCTGAGAATCGCCTTTGAACAAACCACCCCTGTGCGAAGATAAGGCGGCTCGTAACCTCCTCTCCTGGAGTTTACACCCTTGCTACCCCCTGAAAAATAGGGGTGCCTGGCAGACCATCAAACTGCGGCATCAACCAGATTTGAGACTGCCCTGAGAGCGCAGATCTCCTCTCCGATTAACCTTCCCGTCTGAAGTATCTAGGGGCGGTCTCGAGCGCCCTGGCGATCAGCTCCGCCCCTTTATCTAGATCCTCCAGGCTCAGGACCTCCACGGGCGAGTGGATGTACCTCGTGGCGATGCTCACAACTCCGGTCTTGACACCCTCTCTCGAGAGCTGGATCGCGGTCGCATCTGTCGTCCCTCCACCTGAGACATCGAGCTGTACCGGTATGCTGAACTGCTCAGCGGTCTTTTGAAGCCAATCGAGCACATCCTCATCTGCTATCAGCCCGCGTCCGGATGCGTCCACGACTGTTATGACCGGCCCCTTCCCCATCTCGAGAGCCGAATCCTTCTTCTCTATCCCAGGGTGATCCCCTGGAATCGTCGTGTCAGTGACTATTGCAAGATCAGGCCTGATGCCGAACGCGCACGTCTTCGCACCCTTCAGGCCGACCTCCTCCATCACAGTGCTGACCGCGTAGACCGTACACTCAGTCCTGGTTCTCTTCATCGCCTCTATCATCATAGCCACGCCAGCGCGGTTGTCAAACGCCTTTCCAGTGACCCTGTCCCCTCTGAGCGGAACAAATGACCTGTCGATGGTTATCGGCACCCCAGGAACGATCCCCATCTCCCTCGCCTCGTTCTGGTCCCTAGCCCCGACATCTATGAACATATCTCTGGAATCGACTGGCTTCTTCCTGTCCTCCTCCTTCATCACATGCGGTGGCTTGGAGCCTATGACGCCGAATACGGGGCCGTTCTTTGTGTGAAGTATCACCCTCTGATTCAGAAGCGTCTGGTCGAACCAGCCGCCGATCTTCACAAAGTAGACGAATCCCTTCTCATCAACGAACTTGACCATCAGACCGATCTCATCGGCGTGTGCTGCTATCATCACCGAGGGGCTCTTGCCCCTTCTGGTCGCGACCAGATTTCCCAGCGTGTCTATTTGAACATCATCAACGTGGGGAGCGAGCTCATCTCTTATGATCTGCATCACGCTCCCTTCTCTCCCTGAGATTCCATGGGCGTTGCTGAGCCTCTCAAGCAAAGATCTCATCCAAATCCTCCTCTCTACGCGGTCCTTATCCTGGCCCCCTCGTTCCTCGATCTTGTTATAATAATCTCTCCGCCGATATCGCCCATCACATCGCGGGCTGCTGACTCTATGTCCCTGGTGTTAGTGTCTGTTACCGCATACACCGTGGGCCCGAAGGAGCTCAGGCCGGCGCATGCTGCTCCAGCTGAGACCATCTCCTGCATCAGCATTTTGATCATAGGATGCTGCAGCTCGACCTCCACGCGCTTGAAGCCCAGCTGCTGTATCCTGTTCACCGCCATCCCGAATGCATCTAGGTCCTCCTCAACAACGGACGGCATCATCCTGACCATTATCTGGTAGCACAGCTCCTGGACCTCTGAGAGCGGGACAGGGCAGTACTCCCTGAATATGTCGATCTCGCGCTGGCCGTATGCGCCCTTCTCTATGTTTGGAACGGCAAGCACTATCCTCCAGCTCTCAGGAAAGTCATGGCGCGCTATCACGGGCGGTGGTCTCACCCCAGAGCTAGCAGATGATGGTCTGAAGTCAGACTTCTCCCTTCCCGGGCCGAATGTGTGACCCCCGTCGACTATGAAGCCGCCCATCTCAAATGCCGCGACACCTATGCCGCTGGTCCCGCCGCGGCTAACCGCAGAGGCAATCTCTCTGATGCTCGCCTTCTCGCCGTAAAGCTCGCAGAGCGCCTTTCCAACCGCCACAGCGAGCTGTGTTCCGCTGCCAAGACCCACATGCGTCCTGTAGCAGCTTCTAACAGATATGCGCGCTCCTCCAAGCCCGAACCTCTCGGCGACCCTCTTCGCCGCCTCCAGCGCTCTCTCAGACTGCTCTCCCTCGACTGATAGATCCCTGTCGATCTCTCCCTCCACGACTATGTTCGGCTTATCGAGCGCTATCCCCACCCCGCCATCGACCCGCCCGGCCTCGCCGCAGAGGTCTGTGAGCGTCATGTGGATCCTCGCAGGCGTCTCGATGATCACCCTTCTTGTATCCTGAAACATGTTGTAGGGGAACGTCTCCCTTATTGCGATCAGCGGCTCCCCCTTTCTTATGATCTTGTATCTCCTTGAGAGCATCAGCTCCTTCGGGAAGATGTTGAAGAGCTGGCTCATCCTATCGTCCGCCTGCTCGCACTCCGTCTGTGTTATATCCCTCCGCGACTCTATGCGGTGCTTGTGGAGTATCTGGCCTATCGGGATGTCCGCGCGCATCAGGTCGTTCTTGAACCCGGGCTCCAGTCTCTTGAGTGGAGTGTAGGAGACCGCGTGTATCAGCGTCTCGCCGGTGCGGGCATTTTTCAGCCGGACGACTCGGTAGTTGACGTCCTCCCCAACATCTATATCAAGCTCCCTCGCGACGTCATCAGTCGCAGGCACCACCCTCTGCTCCAACGTCTCTATTCCCACAGGCGAGCCTGTGATAACCTCCAGCAGGCTAGTCACAGAGCCATCGGTCCCCAGAAGCATCTTCTGTACGGGACTGAGCCTGCCCACGATCCTCTCGAGCTTCGCTATCTCCTGGGCCACAGGAAAGGCAAAGGTCATGTTTATGGAATCCGAGGGAATAGAATAAAGTTTTTCCCTTTCTGAATCCTGGCTGGATGGGGCATTGAGATGATGAGTTCAAGACTTCCGGGATTCTACAAGCTGCCTCCCGATGAGCGGCTCGGGAAGATCGTTGAGGCCTGCGGTGATGCTGAGATAAAGGAGATGATAAAGAGCGGTTTGAGCCTGGACCAGGCAGACAAGATGGTGGAGAACGTGATCGGTCTCTTCCAGGTTCCGCTCGGCGTCGCTACAAACTTCATAATAGACGGGCGTGAGGTGCTGGTGCCAATGGCCACAGAGGAGCCATCTGTCATAGCAGCGGCCAGCAACGGAGCCAGGATGGCGCGCGATGGCGGGGGATTCTTCACCAGCTCGACAGGGCCGGTGATGAGAGCCCAGATACAGGCTGTCGATCTGAAGGATCCGTATGGCGCCAGGTGCAGGATCCTGGAGCATTCGTCTGAAATAACAAAAATCGCAAACGAGGTCGACCCGATGCTCGTCAGGCTCGGCGGGGGAGCTGTGGGCCTGGAGGTTCATGTCATCGATTCCAGAGCCGGTCCGATGGTCGTCACGCATCTCCTGGTCGACTGCAGGGATGCGATGGGCGCGAACGCTGTGAACACGATGGCAGAGGCTGTGGCCCCTGAGATCGAGCGGCTTACAGGCGGGAAGGTTCACCTCCGGATAATCTCAAACCTGGCGGACACGCGCCTCGCCAGAGCGCGGGCGGTTTTCAAGGCAGATGCGATCGGCGGGGCTGAGGTCGTCTCCGCGATCTTCAA from Methanothrix thermoacetophila PT includes the following:
- a CDS encoding TIGR00304 family membrane protein — protein: MLGILMIISGIMILMLDSIMRERRYEEMEETVMPAERRTDIKGGAVVMIGPLPVVIGSDQRMAAVLMVLAITLMAIWMVSAYLGHFQ
- a CDS encoding TIGR00304 family membrane protein gives rise to the protein MLRLIGWSLILIGVIITFVSLLSLPSSSGFGGVILIGPIPIVFGSTPYMALAAMILAIAIMLISIALWRR
- the hisS gene encoding histidine--tRNA ligase; amino-acid sequence: MIQRPRGTRDFPPEEAYRRRAVREKMIDVMERWGYREVATPTFEHLELFTLKSGEGVIEEIYSFKDKGGRDIALRPELTAPVMRMYVSELHSSPKPLRLYYFANCFRYERPQKGRFREFWQLGCELIGGRRPDSEAEVIAMADEVLRAVGIRGDIHIGYLGLIRSMLKKVPEAHRQSIMRLIDKKERDALRELLQSIGAEDLGIIELISLKGKDALERAEELSAALSSIEIPGENASAAQSVAAPGASGREGARASARAGRSPESEMDLSEFREMLELLDAYDVEATIDFEIVRGLEYYTGTVFEIYASGLGAQNQICGGGSYELASLFGGSETFSTGFGLGFDRIMEVVGEVDRQKPPVVLAFTPDVKIDAIRIAKRLRNIVPVVMDVMGRSLSAQLKSASAINAEHVIIIGRRELDSGKLVLRDMVKGSQEELSIEEIEEQLRIAFEQTTPVRR
- a CDS encoding M42 family metallopeptidase, with product MRSLLERLSNAHGISGREGSVMQIIRDELAPHVDDVQIDTLGNLVATRRGKSPSVMIAAHADEIGLMVKFVDEKGFVYFVKIGGWFDQTLLNQRVILHTKNGPVFGVIGSKPPHVMKEEDRKKPVDSRDMFIDVGARDQNEAREMGIVPGVPITIDRSFVPLRGDRVTGKAFDNRAGVAMMIEAMKRTRTECTVYAVSTVMEEVGLKGAKTCAFGIRPDLAIVTDTTIPGDHPGIEKKDSALEMGKGPVITVVDASGRGLIADEDVLDWLQKTAEQFSIPVQLDVSGGGTTDATAIQLSREGVKTGVVSIATRYIHSPVEVLSLEDLDKGAELIARALETAPRYFRREG
- a CDS encoding beta-ribofuranosylaminobenzene 5'-phosphate synthase, whose amino-acid sequence is MTFAFPVAQEIAKLERIVGRLSPVQKMLLGTDGSVTSLLEVITGSPVGIETLEQRVVPATDDVARELDIDVGEDVNYRVVRLKNARTGETLIHAVSYTPLKRLEPGFKNDLMRADIPIGQILHKHRIESRRDITQTECEQADDRMSQLFNIFPKELMLSRRYKIIRKGEPLIAIRETFPYNMFQDTRRVIIETPARIHMTLTDLCGEAGRVDGGVGIALDKPNIVVEGEIDRDLSVEGEQSERALEAAKRVAERFGLGGARISVRSCYRTHVGLGSGTQLAVAVGKALCELYGEKASIREIASAVSRGGTSGIGVAAFEMGGFIVDGGHTFGPGREKSDFRPSSASSGVRPPPVIARHDFPESWRIVLAVPNIEKGAYGQREIDIFREYCPVPLSEVQELCYQIMVRMMPSVVEEDLDAFGMAVNRIQQLGFKRVEVELQHPMIKMLMQEMVSAGAACAGLSSFGPTVYAVTDTNTRDIESAARDVMGDIGGEIIITRSRNEGARIRTA
- a CDS encoding hydroxymethylglutaryl-CoA reductase, degradative yields the protein MMSSRLPGFYKLPPDERLGKIVEACGDAEIKEMIKSGLSLDQADKMVENVIGLFQVPLGVATNFIIDGREVLVPMATEEPSVIAAASNGARMARDGGGFFTSSTGPVMRAQIQAVDLKDPYGARCRILEHSSEITKIANEVDPMLVRLGGGAVGLEVHVIDSRAGPMVVTHLLVDCRDAMGANAVNTMAEAVAPEIERLTGGKVHLRIISNLADTRLARARAVFKADAIGGAEVVSAIFKTAALAEVDPYRAATHNKGIMNGVTALVLATGNDTRAVEAGAHAYAARSGRYASLSRYEIDENGDLVGTIELPMAVGLVGGATRVHPVARAAVRMLGVRSADELSRVIAAVGLAQNFAALRALATEGIQRGHMSLHARNVALQAGARGEMVEIIAERMASERRINLERASELLRELGGSS